The following proteins come from a genomic window of Sorghum bicolor cultivar BTx623 chromosome 3, Sorghum_bicolor_NCBIv3, whole genome shotgun sequence:
- the LOC8078046 gene encoding tRNA dimethylallyltransferase 2 isoform X2, with protein MADPSAAAAAANPSPGAGEEGAACSPPSPSQRGRGKVVIVMGATGAGKSRLAVDLAAHFAGVEVVSADSMQLYRGLDVLTNKVPLHEQNGVPHHLLSVIDPSVEFTCHDFRDHAVPIIQEILDRGGLPVIVGGTNFYIQSLVSPFLFDDMAEEMHDCTLREHIDDDRGLTNDDEDSGYERLKDIDPVAAQRIHPNDHRKIKRYLELYATTGSLPSDLFQGEAAKKWGRPSNSRFDCCFLWVDADLQALDSYVNKRVDCMMDAGLLNEVCNIYDADALYTQGLRQAIGVREFDEFFRLYLPRQESGEDSSANLLDIHDDQLKSLLDEAVSQLKANTRRLVRRQRRRLHRLGKDFGWNLHHFDATEAFCCTCHWGLVAKESC; from the exons ATGGCCgacccctccgccgccgccgccgctgcaaaCCCTAGCCCTGGCGCCGGCGAGGAAGGAGCCGCCTGCTCTCCGCCGTCGCCGTCTCAAAGGGGGCGGGGCAAGGTGGTTATCGTTATGGGCGCCACGGGAGCCGGCAAGTCGCGGCTGGCCGTCGACCTCGCGGCCCACTTCGCCGGCGTCGAGGTGGTCAGCGCCGACTCCATGCAGCTCTACCGCGGCCTCGACGTCCTCACCAACAAGGTCCCCCTCCACGAGCAGAACG GTGTTCCTCATCATCTCCTTAGCGTGATTGATCCCTCCGTTGAGTTCACTTGCCATGATTTCCGCGACCATGCCGTTCCG ATTATACAGGAAATATTGGATCGCGGTGGCCTCCCTGTGATTGTCGGCGGCACAAACTTCTACATCCAG AGTCTTGTTAGCCCATTCCTCTTTGATGATATGGCAGAAGAAATGCACGACTGTACTTTGAGAGAACACATAGATGATGATAGAG GCCTTACCAATGATGATGAAGACAGTGGGTATGAACGCTTGAAGGATATTGATCCTGTGGCTGCgcaaaggatccatccaaacgACCATAGAAAA ATCAAACGCTACCTCGAGTTGTATGCAACGACAGGTTCCCTACCCAGTGATCTTTTTCAAGGAGAGGCTGCTAAG AAATGGGGTCGACCTAGTAACTCCAGATTCGACTGTTGTTTCCTGTGGGTAGATGCTGATCTTCAAGCTCTGGATAGTTATGTCAACAAAAGGGTCGATTGCATGATGGATGCTGGCCTGCTGAATGAAGTATGCAACATATATGATGCAGATGCTCTTTATACCCAAGGGCTGCGGCAGGCCATTGGGGTTCGTGAATTTGACGAGTTTTTCAGACTATATTTACCAAGACAAGAATCTGGTGAGGATTCTTCTGCAAACTTGTTAGATATACATGACGATCAGCTTAAGAGCTTGTTGGATGAAGCTGTTTCCCAGCTGAAGGCAAACACTCGCAGATTAGTTCGACGTCAA AGACGAAGACTGCACCGACTGGGTAAAGATTTTGGGTGGAATTTGCATCACTTTGATGCAACTGAAGCATTCTGCTGTAC GTGCCACTGGGGACTCGTGGCAAAAGAAAGTTGTTGA
- the LOC8078043 gene encoding uncharacterized protein LOC8078043, whose amino-acid sequence MASSSSMMSFFLACLLLVCMAALMQCASSQGQGPPVLAVASNARATTLKCTNTKNNKTTCSATCNKRCPHKCLIQCPSCKTFCLCDFYPGVSCGDPRFTGADGNNFYFHGNKDKDFCIVSDADLHINAHFIGKRNPAMSRDFTWIQALGIRFAHHHLYVGAAKTPKWNSDVDHLALAFDDDDHLDVPRFVGARWSPPTAPALSVTRTARVNTVVIELRGVFRIVANVVPITAEDSRIHNYGVTEDDDDSLAHLDLGFKFYDLTDDVHGVLGQTYRPDYVNSLNVTSKMPVMGGAPNYLSSDLFSTDCAVARFRGGRHQAAPAVNIAMVTDDDME is encoded by the exons ATGGCGAGCAGCAGCAGTATGATGAGCTTCTTCTTGGCCTGCCTGCTGCTGGTGTGCATGGCGGCGTTGATGCAGTGCGCTTCTTCTCAGGGTCAGGGTCCGCCGGTGTTGGCGGTGGCCTCCAACGCGCGAGCCACCACTCTCAAGTGCACCAACACCAAGAACAACAAGACCACCTGCAGCGCCACCTGCAACAAGCGATGCCCTCACAAGTGCCTCATCCAGTGCCCCAGCTGCAAGACTTTCTGCT TGTGCGACTTCTACCCCGGCGTGTCCTGCGGCGACCCACGCTTCACAGGCGCCGACGGCAACAACTTCTACTTCCACGGCAACAAGGACAAGGACTTCTGCATCGTCTCCGACGCCGACCTCCACATCAACGCGCACTTCATCGGCAAGCGCAACCCGGCCATGAGCCGCGACTTCACCTGGATCCAGGCGCTCGGCATCCGCTTCGCGCACCACCACCTCTACGTCGGCGCCGCCAAGACCCCCAAGTGGAACAGCGACGTCGACCACCTCGCGCTCGccttcgacgacgacgaccaccTCGACGTGCCGCGCTTCGTCGGCGCCCGCTGGTCACCGCCCACAGCTCCCGCCCTGTCCGTCACCCGCACCGCGCGCGTCAACACCGTCGTCATCGAGCTCAGGGGCGTCTTCCGCATCGTCGCCAACGTCGTGCCCATCACCGCCGAGGACTCCAGGATCCACAACTACGGCGTcaccgaggacgacgacgacagccTCGCGCACCTCGACCTCGGCTTCAAGTTCTACGACCTCACCGACGACGTCCACGGCGTGCTGGGCCAGACCTACCGCCCGGACTACGTCAACAGCCTCAACGTCACCTCCAAGATGCCCGTCATGGGCGGCGCGCCAAACTACCTCTCCTCCGACCTCTTCTCCACCGACTGTGCCGTCGCACGATTTCGCGGCGGACGCCACCAAGCCGCGCCCGCCGTTAATATTGCCATGGTCACCGACGACGACATGGAATAA
- the LOC8078046 gene encoding tRNA dimethylallyltransferase 2 isoform X1: MADPSAAAAAANPSPGAGEEGAACSPPSPSQRGRGKVVIVMGATGAGKSRLAVDLAAHFAGVEVVSADSMQLYRGLDVLTNKVPLHEQNGVPHHLLSVIDPSVEFTCHDFRDHAVPIIQEILDRGGLPVIVGGTNFYIQSLVSPFLFDDMAEEMHDCTLREHIDDDRGLTNDDEDSGYERLKDIDPVAAQRIHPNDHRKIKRYLELYATTGSLPSDLFQGEAAKKWGRPSNSRFDCCFLWVDADLQALDSYVNKRVDCMMDAGLLNEVCNIYDADALYTQGLRQAIGVREFDEFFRLYLPRQESGEDSSANLLDIHDDQLKSLLDEAVSQLKANTRRLVRRQRRRLHRLGKDFGWNLHHFDATEAFCCATGDSWQKKVVEPCVDVVKRFLSDDSTVLPSTSASDGVVGSVRGPSRELWTQYVCEACDNRVLRGAHEWEQHKQGRGHRKRVQRLKQKSLRPRPLLSQDCN; the protein is encoded by the exons ATGGCCgacccctccgccgccgccgccgctgcaaaCCCTAGCCCTGGCGCCGGCGAGGAAGGAGCCGCCTGCTCTCCGCCGTCGCCGTCTCAAAGGGGGCGGGGCAAGGTGGTTATCGTTATGGGCGCCACGGGAGCCGGCAAGTCGCGGCTGGCCGTCGACCTCGCGGCCCACTTCGCCGGCGTCGAGGTGGTCAGCGCCGACTCCATGCAGCTCTACCGCGGCCTCGACGTCCTCACCAACAAGGTCCCCCTCCACGAGCAGAACG GTGTTCCTCATCATCTCCTTAGCGTGATTGATCCCTCCGTTGAGTTCACTTGCCATGATTTCCGCGACCATGCCGTTCCG ATTATACAGGAAATATTGGATCGCGGTGGCCTCCCTGTGATTGTCGGCGGCACAAACTTCTACATCCAG AGTCTTGTTAGCCCATTCCTCTTTGATGATATGGCAGAAGAAATGCACGACTGTACTTTGAGAGAACACATAGATGATGATAGAG GCCTTACCAATGATGATGAAGACAGTGGGTATGAACGCTTGAAGGATATTGATCCTGTGGCTGCgcaaaggatccatccaaacgACCATAGAAAA ATCAAACGCTACCTCGAGTTGTATGCAACGACAGGTTCCCTACCCAGTGATCTTTTTCAAGGAGAGGCTGCTAAG AAATGGGGTCGACCTAGTAACTCCAGATTCGACTGTTGTTTCCTGTGGGTAGATGCTGATCTTCAAGCTCTGGATAGTTATGTCAACAAAAGGGTCGATTGCATGATGGATGCTGGCCTGCTGAATGAAGTATGCAACATATATGATGCAGATGCTCTTTATACCCAAGGGCTGCGGCAGGCCATTGGGGTTCGTGAATTTGACGAGTTTTTCAGACTATATTTACCAAGACAAGAATCTGGTGAGGATTCTTCTGCAAACTTGTTAGATATACATGACGATCAGCTTAAGAGCTTGTTGGATGAAGCTGTTTCCCAGCTGAAGGCAAACACTCGCAGATTAGTTCGACGTCAA AGACGAAGACTGCACCGACTGGGTAAAGATTTTGGGTGGAATTTGCATCACTTTGATGCAACTGAAGCATTCTGCT GTGCCACTGGGGACTCGTGGCAAAAGAAAGTTGTTGAACCTTGTGTGGATGTCGTAAAAAGGTTCTTGTCCGATGATTCAACTGTTTTACCAAGCACGAGCGCCTCAGATGGTGTGGTTGGGAGCGTAAGGGGCCCGTCAAGAGAGCTGTGGACACAATATGTGTGCGAG GCCTGTGACAACCGGGTGCTTCGAGGGGCGCACGAGTGGGAGCAGCACAAGCAAGGGCGAGGTCACCGGAAGCGAGTGCAGCGCCTGAAGCAGAAGAGCCTGAGGCCACGGCCATTGCTGTCGCAAGACTGCAACTGA
- the LOC8078044 gene encoding BTB/POZ domain-containing protein FBL11 isoform X2, which translates to MAFPGDGEHAAANTAGDAVVLEITDTSSVSAARAPSSPHPLPVSISDLACFDPLPSPTVAVRVDRHRLIESSSYFRALLGGSFSESGREHVHVSCNLEAAVQVLRYLFEPSESFNITHDNFLPLLEGALFLAVESLLVECERWFSTIASQTSAIVSVPLDFIIEVWDFAQEHGVTFVQDICREFLAQNFVGTCYLKKENNLLPLSSEKQLCEAILYWVSENMKTCEQSNPNSVDGHLFLLSKVKICLLPLGFAAGTKRHWFEFGNNIVCTILDLLKDSLKTLLDAIADDNLERYCIRITEYSKNIVLSGCPQVTTAFLYISVLPTDLDVSFKRRIVSSYTQVDHRSFILYDELEKAAKTLSFKNVHMVDISKCPNVHFGAAIDWLKLFFPELRIFRVSHCLSFQFDDLLYLLLRCPWIDEIDMTIDTSTVTPQHSVVSSSSEVLSKVKPNQKRYGIHCPPYDMQLNSVFLNISRLTLEGRSDIDDVGLLEISVLKSSLCYINIRNCFLLTDDGISNLLMKCTKIHSMVLSYTSFGNRSIQTLCATNPSGHNSGNAHVMAFYMQELHLDGCKGLDSAALSQLMSIISITKFLSLRETSLTDGALCNFVGSSLEYLDVSETVISMVSLAPVIRRNCKLNCLKTAGCHSLLLECGNVEHISGNKYGDFLQEVGITCCLEDVEMGWGFCPIRIEDLVPSFSKVRNMTIGLGTALAENVLCAVPMICPFLESLILRFQVISDRVVRNLLESATNLQVLCLHYCLGSLTSFSFQTKAPALRVLRLHWVTPWLTNDDLTILTENCDLAELSLSGCKLLDSSSQDIISSGWPKLALLHLEECGKVTVEGVSSFFNCKALEDILLRHTGRGIGRSIIDDAIRELPLLRKLALDLCDACEEGYDSPNIAEGTMIRSVRMSRCKTMKGSCLEVPRQGSSRPVHKDTVVLEWSSRRLTTTIVKERV; encoded by the exons ATGGCCTTCCCCGGCGACGGGGAACACGCCGCCGCCAATACCGCCGGCGACGCGGTGGTCCTAGAGATCACCGACACATCATCCGTCTCCGCCGCCCGTGCTCCATCCTCACCTCATCCCCTGCCGGTCTCCATCTCCGACCTCGCGTGCTTCGACCCGCTCCCATCCCCAACCGTCGCCGTTCGCGTCGACCGACACAG GCTAATCGAGAGCTCCTCCTACTTCCGCGCGCTCCTCGGCGGCAGCTTCAG TGAATCCGGCCGAGAGCATGTGCACGTGAGCTGTAATTTGGAGGCTGCCGTGCAAGTGCTGCGCTACCTTTTTGAGCCTTCCGAGAGCTTCAACATCACGCACGACAATTTCCTTCCGCTGTTGGAG GGAGCTTTGTTTCTTGCTGTTGAGAGCCTTCTAGTGGAGTGTGAAAGATGGTTCAGCAccatagcctctcaaacttccgCCATTGTTTCAGTTCCATTAGATTTCATAATTGAAGTCTGGGACTTTGCTCAAGAGCATG GTGTTACTTTTGTTCAAGACATTTGCCGAGAATTTCTAGCTCAGAATTTTGTAG GCACATGTTATCTCAAGAAG GAAAATAATCTGCTGCCCTTGTCCAGTGAAAAACAATTGTGTGAAGCAATTTTGTATTGGGTTTCAGAAAATATGAAAACCTGTGAACAATCAAACCCCAACTCAGTAGATGGCCACCTCTTCCTTCTTAGCAAG GTGAAGATATGCCTTTTACCTTTGGGATTTGCTGCAG GAACAAAGAGGCATTGGTTTGAGTTTGGAAACAACATCGTCTGCACAATTCTTGATCTTCTCAAGGACAGCTTGAAAACTTTATTGGATGCTATTGCTGATGATAACTTGGAGAGATATTGCATTAGAATAACAGAATATTCAAAG AACATAGTGCTTTCAGGATGTCCCCAAGTAACTACAGCATTCTTGTACATATCTGTTCTCCCTACTGATCTGGATGTTTCATTTAAGAGAAGGATAGTGAGTTCATACACCCAGGTTGATCATCGAAGCTTCATTCTTTATgatgaactagagaaggctGCTAAAACCTTATCATTCAAGAATGTACACATGGTGGATATTTCGAAATGTCCAAATGTTCATTTTGGTGCAGCCATTGACTGGTTGAAGTTGTTTTTTCCAGAATTAAGGATATTCAGGGTTTCACATTGTTTATCGTTTCAATTTGATGATTTACTGTATCTGTTACTGAGATGTCCATGGATTGATGAAATTGATATGACTATTGATACTAGCACTGTAACACCCCAACATTCAGTAGTCTCATCTAGTTCAGAAGTCCTAAGCAAAGTGAAACCAAATCAGAAAAGATATGGCATACATTGTCCACCATATGACATGCAACTGAATTCTGTTTTCTTAAATATATCAAGATTGACATTGGAAGGCAGAAGTGATATTGATG ATGTGGGCTTGCTGGAGATATCTGTTCTGAAAAGTTCTCTCTGCTATATAAACATCAGAAACTGCTTCCTGTTGACAGATGATGGTATTTCTAACCTTCTGATGAAGTGTACAAAGATCCATTCAATGGTTCTTTCTTATACTTCTTTTGGAAATCGATCAATTCAAACGCTATGCGCTACCAATCCTTCTGGCCACAACAGTGGAAATGCTCATGTTATGGCATTTTATATGCAAGAATTACATCTGGATGGCTGCAAGG GTCTTGACTCTGCTGCTTTGTCACAGCTAATGAGTATTATAAGTATCACAAAGTTTCTGAGCTTAAGGGAAACATCACTTACAGATGGTGCACTCTGCAATTTTGTTGGCTCTAGTCTCGAGTACCTTGACGTTTCAGAGACTGTG ATTTCTATGGTATCATTAGCGCCAGTTATACGAAGAAATTGTAAATTGAACTGTCTGAAAACAGCTGGATGCCATAGTCTTCTGTTGGAATGTGGTAATGTAGAACATATCAGTGGTAACAAGTATGGAGATTTTCTACAGGAGGTAGGAATTACCTGCTGTTTGGAGGATGTTGAAATGGGCTGGGGATTTTGCCCTATTCGAATCGAAGATCTTGTTCCTTCTTTTAGCAAAGTAAGGAATATGACAATTGGTCTCGGCACAGCATTAGCTGAGAATGTCCTGTGTGCTGTTCCTATGATTTGTCCATTCCTCGAGTCTTTGATTCTGAGGTTTCAG GTGATATCTGACAGAGTTGTTAGAAATCTATTGGAATCAGCAACGAATCTTCAGGTGCTTTGCCTGCACTATTGTCTTGGAAGTTTAACTTCATTTAGCTTCCAAACAAAGGCACCTGCATTAAGAGTATTGCGGCTTCATTGGGTAACTCCATGGCTTACAAATGATGACTTGACAATCCTTACAGAGAATTGTGATTTGGCTGAACTTTCACTGTCTGGTTGCAAACTCCTTGACTCCA GCTCTCAAGACATCATCTCATCTGGGTGGCCAAAATTGGCACTTTTGCACCTTGAG GAATGTGGTAAAGTAACCGTTGAAGGAGTTTCTTCTTTTTTCAATTGTAAAGCTTTGGAAGACATCCTACTACGGCACACG GGTAGGGGCATTGGAAGGAGCATCATAGACGATGCTATCAGAGAG TTACCACTTCTGCGGAAGCTGGCTTTGGATCTTTGTGATGCCTGTGAAGAAGGTTATGATAGCCCAAAT ATTGCGGAAGGGACGATGATTAGAAGTGTAAGGATGAGTCGATGCAAGACGATGAAGGGGTCCTGTTTGGAGGTCCCTAGACAAGGGTCTTCAAGGCCGGTGCACAAGGACACCGTAGTGCTGGAATGGAGCAGCAGAAGGCTCACAACCACCATAGTGAAAGAAAGAGTGTGA
- the LOC8078044 gene encoding BTB/POZ domain-containing protein FBL11 isoform X1: MAFPGDGEHAAANTAGDAVVLEITDTSSVSAARAPSSPHPLPVSISDLACFDPLPSPTVAVRVDRHRLIESSSYFRALLGGSFSESGREHVHVSCNLEAAVQVLRYLFEPSESFNITHDNFLPLLEGALFLAVESLLVECERWFSTIASQTSAIVSVPLDFIIEVWDFAQEHGVTFVQDICREFLAQNFAHVISRRSFNKIPYDLLCSTIECPHLTVDSEKQLCEAILYWVSENMKTCEQSNPNSVDGHLFLLSKVKICLLPLGFAAGTKRHWFEFGNNIVCTILDLLKDSLKTLLDAIADDNLERYCIRITEYSKNIVLSGCPQVTTAFLYISVLPTDLDVSFKRRIVSSYTQVDHRSFILYDELEKAAKTLSFKNVHMVDISKCPNVHFGAAIDWLKLFFPELRIFRVSHCLSFQFDDLLYLLLRCPWIDEIDMTIDTSTVTPQHSVVSSSSEVLSKVKPNQKRYGIHCPPYDMQLNSVFLNISRLTLEGRSDIDDVGLLEISVLKSSLCYINIRNCFLLTDDGISNLLMKCTKIHSMVLSYTSFGNRSIQTLCATNPSGHNSGNAHVMAFYMQELHLDGCKGLDSAALSQLMSIISITKFLSLRETSLTDGALCNFVGSSLEYLDVSETVISMVSLAPVIRRNCKLNCLKTAGCHSLLLECGNVEHISGNKYGDFLQEVGITCCLEDVEMGWGFCPIRIEDLVPSFSKVRNMTIGLGTALAENVLCAVPMICPFLESLILRFQVISDRVVRNLLESATNLQVLCLHYCLGSLTSFSFQTKAPALRVLRLHWVTPWLTNDDLTILTENCDLAELSLSGCKLLDSSSQDIISSGWPKLALLHLEECGKVTVEGVSSFFNCKALEDILLRHTGRGIGRSIIDDAIRELPLLRKLALDLCDACEEGYDSPNIAEGTMIRSVRMSRCKTMKGSCLEVPRQGSSRPVHKDTVVLEWSSRRLTTTIVKERV; this comes from the exons ATGGCCTTCCCCGGCGACGGGGAACACGCCGCCGCCAATACCGCCGGCGACGCGGTGGTCCTAGAGATCACCGACACATCATCCGTCTCCGCCGCCCGTGCTCCATCCTCACCTCATCCCCTGCCGGTCTCCATCTCCGACCTCGCGTGCTTCGACCCGCTCCCATCCCCAACCGTCGCCGTTCGCGTCGACCGACACAG GCTAATCGAGAGCTCCTCCTACTTCCGCGCGCTCCTCGGCGGCAGCTTCAG TGAATCCGGCCGAGAGCATGTGCACGTGAGCTGTAATTTGGAGGCTGCCGTGCAAGTGCTGCGCTACCTTTTTGAGCCTTCCGAGAGCTTCAACATCACGCACGACAATTTCCTTCCGCTGTTGGAG GGAGCTTTGTTTCTTGCTGTTGAGAGCCTTCTAGTGGAGTGTGAAAGATGGTTCAGCAccatagcctctcaaacttccgCCATTGTTTCAGTTCCATTAGATTTCATAATTGAAGTCTGGGACTTTGCTCAAGAGCATG GTGTTACTTTTGTTCAAGACATTTGCCGAGAATTTCTAGCTCAGAATTTT GCACATGTTATCTCAAGAAGGTCATTTAATAAAATACCTTATGATTTGCTATGTTCAACGATCGAATGTCCACATCTGACGGTGGATAG TGAAAAACAATTGTGTGAAGCAATTTTGTATTGGGTTTCAGAAAATATGAAAACCTGTGAACAATCAAACCCCAACTCAGTAGATGGCCACCTCTTCCTTCTTAGCAAG GTGAAGATATGCCTTTTACCTTTGGGATTTGCTGCAG GAACAAAGAGGCATTGGTTTGAGTTTGGAAACAACATCGTCTGCACAATTCTTGATCTTCTCAAGGACAGCTTGAAAACTTTATTGGATGCTATTGCTGATGATAACTTGGAGAGATATTGCATTAGAATAACAGAATATTCAAAG AACATAGTGCTTTCAGGATGTCCCCAAGTAACTACAGCATTCTTGTACATATCTGTTCTCCCTACTGATCTGGATGTTTCATTTAAGAGAAGGATAGTGAGTTCATACACCCAGGTTGATCATCGAAGCTTCATTCTTTATgatgaactagagaaggctGCTAAAACCTTATCATTCAAGAATGTACACATGGTGGATATTTCGAAATGTCCAAATGTTCATTTTGGTGCAGCCATTGACTGGTTGAAGTTGTTTTTTCCAGAATTAAGGATATTCAGGGTTTCACATTGTTTATCGTTTCAATTTGATGATTTACTGTATCTGTTACTGAGATGTCCATGGATTGATGAAATTGATATGACTATTGATACTAGCACTGTAACACCCCAACATTCAGTAGTCTCATCTAGTTCAGAAGTCCTAAGCAAAGTGAAACCAAATCAGAAAAGATATGGCATACATTGTCCACCATATGACATGCAACTGAATTCTGTTTTCTTAAATATATCAAGATTGACATTGGAAGGCAGAAGTGATATTGATG ATGTGGGCTTGCTGGAGATATCTGTTCTGAAAAGTTCTCTCTGCTATATAAACATCAGAAACTGCTTCCTGTTGACAGATGATGGTATTTCTAACCTTCTGATGAAGTGTACAAAGATCCATTCAATGGTTCTTTCTTATACTTCTTTTGGAAATCGATCAATTCAAACGCTATGCGCTACCAATCCTTCTGGCCACAACAGTGGAAATGCTCATGTTATGGCATTTTATATGCAAGAATTACATCTGGATGGCTGCAAGG GTCTTGACTCTGCTGCTTTGTCACAGCTAATGAGTATTATAAGTATCACAAAGTTTCTGAGCTTAAGGGAAACATCACTTACAGATGGTGCACTCTGCAATTTTGTTGGCTCTAGTCTCGAGTACCTTGACGTTTCAGAGACTGTG ATTTCTATGGTATCATTAGCGCCAGTTATACGAAGAAATTGTAAATTGAACTGTCTGAAAACAGCTGGATGCCATAGTCTTCTGTTGGAATGTGGTAATGTAGAACATATCAGTGGTAACAAGTATGGAGATTTTCTACAGGAGGTAGGAATTACCTGCTGTTTGGAGGATGTTGAAATGGGCTGGGGATTTTGCCCTATTCGAATCGAAGATCTTGTTCCTTCTTTTAGCAAAGTAAGGAATATGACAATTGGTCTCGGCACAGCATTAGCTGAGAATGTCCTGTGTGCTGTTCCTATGATTTGTCCATTCCTCGAGTCTTTGATTCTGAGGTTTCAG GTGATATCTGACAGAGTTGTTAGAAATCTATTGGAATCAGCAACGAATCTTCAGGTGCTTTGCCTGCACTATTGTCTTGGAAGTTTAACTTCATTTAGCTTCCAAACAAAGGCACCTGCATTAAGAGTATTGCGGCTTCATTGGGTAACTCCATGGCTTACAAATGATGACTTGACAATCCTTACAGAGAATTGTGATTTGGCTGAACTTTCACTGTCTGGTTGCAAACTCCTTGACTCCA GCTCTCAAGACATCATCTCATCTGGGTGGCCAAAATTGGCACTTTTGCACCTTGAG GAATGTGGTAAAGTAACCGTTGAAGGAGTTTCTTCTTTTTTCAATTGTAAAGCTTTGGAAGACATCCTACTACGGCACACG GGTAGGGGCATTGGAAGGAGCATCATAGACGATGCTATCAGAGAG TTACCACTTCTGCGGAAGCTGGCTTTGGATCTTTGTGATGCCTGTGAAGAAGGTTATGATAGCCCAAAT ATTGCGGAAGGGACGATGATTAGAAGTGTAAGGATGAGTCGATGCAAGACGATGAAGGGGTCCTGTTTGGAGGTCCCTAGACAAGGGTCTTCAAGGCCGGTGCACAAGGACACCGTAGTGCTGGAATGGAGCAGCAGAAGGCTCACAACCACCATAGTGAAAGAAAGAGTGTGA
- the LOC8078047 gene encoding dehydration-responsive element-binding protein 1F codes for MDADDSSSASSSSPPVSPADHHHHHSLPPKRRAGRKKFRETRHPVYRGVRARGGGTRWVCEVREPQAQARIWLGTYPTPEMAARAHDVAAIALRGATAADLNFPDSAHALPRARTAAPEDIRCAAAQAAELYRPSSSSSSYSASSGLLQQHARRTITPPPPEVSSACCWTTSTGTRSAGGGGDSSTAASCYGFLDEDAIFDMPGLIDDMARGMLLTPPAMGRGALLDDDHHSHVDCTLWMVD; via the coding sequence ATGGACGCCGACGACTCCTCTTCCGCATCCTCATCCTCACCGCCGGTGTCTCCCgccgaccaccaccaccaccacagccTGCCCCCGAAGCGGCGTGCGGGGCGGAAGAAGTTCCGGGAGACGCGGCACCCGGTGTACCGCGGCGTGCGCGCGCGCGGCGGGGGCACCCGGTGGGTGTGCGAGGTGCGGGAGCCGCAGGCGCAGGCGCGCATCTGGCTCGGCACCTACCCGACCCCGGAGATGGCCGCGCGCGCGCACGACGTCGCCGCCATCGCGCTCcgcggcgccaccgccgccgaccTCAACTTCCCGGACTCCGCGCACGCGctcccgcgcgcgcgcaccGCCGCGCCCGAGGACATACGATGCGCCGCCGCGCAGGCCGCCGAGCTCTACCgcccttcctcttcctcttcttcttatTCCGCCTCATCCGGCCTGCTGCAGCAGCACGCCCGCCGGACGAtcaccccgccgccgccggaggttTCTTCTGCATGCTGCTGGACGACCAGTACGGGGACCCGATCagccggcggaggaggagatagCAGCACGGCGGCTAGCTGCTACGGCTTCCTGGACGAGGACGCTATATTTGACATGCCCGGGCTCATCGACGACATGGCCAGAGGGATGCTGCTCACGCCGCCGGCCATGGGACGGGGCGCCCTGCTTGACGACGACCACCATAGCCACGTGGACTGCACGCTCTGGATGGTGGACTGA